The proteins below are encoded in one region of Magnetococcus sp. PR-3:
- the serS gene encoding serine--tRNA ligase → MLDIKRIRKDTDAVEAALKRRGGSVDLSHFRELESRKRGIQTDVEQLQSQRNALSKEIGQRKAAKADASDLFEQMKNVGPKLKELESRLKDLETQVEAIIVALPNTPHSSVPEGASEEDNVEVRRWSPTTGEGGEPAALDFEAKNHWEIGEDLGILDFEAGAAVAGSRFTVFRGLGARLSRALANYMLDLHTGDHGYQEVLPPVLTNAECLFGTGQLPKFEEDLFRARDDDYYMIPTAEVPVTNLVREQILEDAQLPLRMTAWTNCFRREAGAAGKDTRGLIRQHQFDKVELVQIARPGESYDALEELTGHAEAVLKGLGLAYRTVVLCGGDMGFGAAKTYDLEVWLPGQAKYREISSCSNTEDFQARRMKARFRREAKGKPELVHTLNGSGVAVGRALVAVLENYQQADGSVVVPEVLRPYMGGLEVIQAK, encoded by the coding sequence GTGCTGGATATCAAACGCATTCGTAAGGATACCGATGCTGTTGAGGCGGCGCTCAAGCGTCGGGGTGGTTCGGTGGATCTCAGCCATTTTCGTGAGCTGGAATCCCGCAAACGTGGCATTCAGACCGATGTCGAGCAGCTGCAATCTCAACGCAACGCGCTCTCAAAAGAGATTGGCCAGCGCAAAGCGGCCAAAGCGGATGCCTCGGACCTGTTCGAGCAGATGAAAAATGTCGGCCCCAAGCTTAAAGAGCTGGAGAGCCGTTTGAAGGATCTGGAGACCCAGGTTGAGGCCATTATTGTGGCACTGCCCAACACCCCCCACAGCTCCGTGCCGGAGGGGGCCTCGGAAGAGGATAATGTCGAGGTGCGTCGTTGGTCGCCCACCACAGGTGAGGGGGGTGAGCCCGCAGCGCTGGATTTTGAAGCCAAAAACCATTGGGAAATTGGCGAAGATCTGGGCATTTTGGACTTTGAAGCGGGCGCGGCTGTGGCGGGTTCCCGTTTTACGGTGTTTAGAGGGCTCGGGGCGCGGCTCTCCCGTGCGCTGGCCAACTACATGTTGGATCTGCACACCGGCGACCACGGTTATCAGGAGGTTTTGCCCCCTGTTTTAACCAATGCCGAGTGTCTGTTTGGTACCGGTCAGCTGCCCAAGTTTGAAGAGGATCTGTTCCGCGCTCGGGATGATGACTACTACATGATCCCCACAGCAGAGGTACCGGTGACCAATTTGGTCCGGGAGCAGATTTTAGAAGATGCTCAACTGCCCCTGCGTATGACCGCTTGGACCAACTGCTTCCGACGTGAAGCTGGTGCAGCGGGCAAGGATACCCGTGGTTTGATCCGTCAACACCAGTTTGACAAGGTGGAGCTGGTACAGATCGCCCGTCCTGGTGAGAGCTACGACGCCCTGGAAGAGCTGACAGGCCATGCCGAGGCTGTCTTGAAGGGGTTGGGCTTAGCGTACCGTACGGTGGTGCTGTGTGGTGGGGATATGGGCTTTGGCGCGGCTAAGACCTATGATCTAGAGGTGTGGTTGCCGGGGCAGGCTAAATACCGCGAGATCTCCTCCTGTTCCAATACCGAGGATTTCCAAGCGCGGCGCATGAAGGCCCGTTTCCGCCGGGAGGCCAAGGGTAAGCCAGAGCTGGTACACACCCTAAATGGTTCTGGTGTGGCGGTCGGTCGTGCATTGGTGGCGGTACTGGAGAACTACCAGCAGGCCGATGGCAGTGTGGTGGTACCAGAGGTTTTACGCCCCTATATGGGTGGGCTTGAGGTTATTCAGGCCAAATAA